A window of Cryptomeria japonica chromosome 3, Sugi_1.0, whole genome shotgun sequence contains these coding sequences:
- the LOC131034252 gene encoding protein BASIC PENTACYSTEINE6: MKYMDDEDRKGLLNSLNDGNLDEKSLKDYVALKLTSIKAEHDAAIRERNKAIAEKKIAIAERDAAYEQRDAAIAQREEAIMERDAAVAALENAREERSPGWHAYKAQLAQMVGSPHLTQMGACSRDARFFQTINIHHECTYGIGSDEFPTLTAGTSELVPVLECEATPKPSTQIVVKEPKKGRKSKKRSQDVDGSILQAPNSSKGWVQGQQSEVPNGMEVGPEGKDGENNSDNGSVVSNTPMPIPYCSCTGANQLCYRWGIGGWQSACCTTMMSMYPLPMNPNKKGYRFPGRKMSAGAFQKLLLRLSSQGIDVTKPVDLKDHWAKHGTNRYVTIK, translated from the coding sequence AGTACATGGATGATGAGGACAGAAAAGGGTTACTAAATTCCTTGAATGATGGAAATTTGGACGAAAAAAGTCTGAAGGATTATGTGGCACTTAAATTGACATCTATTAAAGCTGAACACGATGCAGCTATTCGTGAGAGGAATAAAGCAATTGCAGAAAAAAAAATTGCTATTGCAGAGAGGGATGCAGCTTATGAACAGAGGGATGCTGCTATTGCTCAGCGAGAAGAAGCGATAATGGAACGAGATGCTGCAGTTGCGGCTCTCGAAAATGCAAGGGAAGAGAGAAGTCCTGGATGGCATGCTTACAAGGCTCAATTAGCACAGATGGTGGGTTCTCCACACTTAACACAGATGGGTGCTTGTAGTAGAGATGCAAGATTTTTTCAGACCATAAACATACACCATGAGTGTACATATGGAATTGGAAGTGATGAATTTCCTACCCTAACTGCTGGGACATCTGAACTAGTACCAGTCTTGGAATGTGAAGCAACACCAAAGCCTAGTACCCAGATTGTTGTCAAGGAACCTAAGAAAGgaagaaaatcaaagaaaagatCTCAAGATGTGGATGGTAGTATCCTCCAAGCTCCCAATTCCTCTAAGGGGTGGGTGCAAGGGCAGCAGTCTGAAGTTCCAAATGGGATGGAAGTTGGTCCAGAGGGAAAGGATGGTGAGAACAATTCTGATAATGGTAGTGTTGTATCTAATACACCCATGCCTATACCATACTGTTCATGTACTGGGGCAAATCAACTGTGTTACAGATGGGGAATTGGAGGCTGGCAGTCAGCTTGCTGCACTACAATGATGTCTATGTATCCATTACCTATGAATCCTAATAAGAAAGGCTATCGGTTTCCAGGTCGAAAAATGAGTGCAGGAGCATTTCAGAAACTACTGCTAAGGTTGTCATCACAAGGAATTGATGTGACTAAACCAGTAGATTTGAAAGATCATTGGGCAAAACATGGCACAAATCGGTATGTCACCATTAAGTAG